A DNA window from Enterobacter cloacae subsp. cloacae ATCC 13047 contains the following coding sequences:
- a CDS encoding amino acid ABC transporter permease, which translates to MTEQLHFSELWPHWPALLAGLWVTIQLTVMATLGGLAIGIFGAVIRSGRATWFSRIWGGYVEIIRNTPFVVQLFFIVFGLPNMGLKMTAGEAALLAMVINLGAYSTEIVRAGIQVTPKGQWEAGRVLGLTRTQTFIRVVLPPALQRIYPALVSQCIIVMLGSSVVSQVSYEELTFAANLIQSRTFLSFEVYLVTTGIYLALSITLRQLMMAAGRKWLGVQA; encoded by the coding sequence ATGACAGAGCAACTCCATTTCTCTGAGCTCTGGCCGCACTGGCCGGCGCTGCTGGCCGGGCTGTGGGTCACCATCCAGTTGACGGTGATGGCGACCCTGGGCGGTCTGGCGATTGGTATTTTCGGGGCGGTCATTCGCAGCGGGCGGGCGACGTGGTTTAGCCGGATCTGGGGCGGTTACGTGGAGATTATCCGTAACACGCCGTTTGTGGTGCAGCTGTTTTTTATCGTCTTTGGCCTGCCCAATATGGGGCTGAAGATGACGGCGGGTGAGGCGGCACTGCTGGCGATGGTGATCAATCTGGGCGCGTACAGCACGGAGATTGTCCGGGCGGGCATTCAGGTGACACCAAAAGGGCAGTGGGAGGCCGGACGCGTGCTGGGGCTGACCCGCACCCAGACCTTCATTCGCGTGGTGTTACCGCCTGCGCTACAGCGTATTTATCCGGCGCTGGTGAGCCAGTGCATTATCGTGATGCTCGGCTCGTCGGTGGTGTCGCAGGTCTCGTATGAAGAGCTGACCTTTGCCGCCAACCTGATCCAGTCCAGAACGTTTCTGAGCTTTGAGGTTTATCTGGTGACAACCGGGATTTACTTAGCGCTGTCGATTACCCTGCGTCAGCTGATGATGGCGGCAGGACGCAAATGGCTGGGGGTACAGGCATGA
- a CDS encoding amino acid ABC transporter ATP-binding protein: MPLITINQVQKYYGDNHVLKGVDLDIDMGQVISIIGRSGSGKSTLLRCINGLEGYQDGSIKLGGMTITDRDSQAREISRSVGMVFQNFNLFPHMTALENVMLAPRRVLKKSAAECRALAQQMLEKVGLGDRLDYYPSSLSGGQQQRVAIARALAMSPKVLLCDEITSALDPELVGEVLKVLEQLAAEGMTLILVTHEMNFAREVGDRVVFMHQGKVWEQGDSKTLFANPQTTELKQFISSVRGLN, translated from the coding sequence ATGCCTCTCATCACCATTAATCAGGTGCAGAAGTACTACGGCGATAACCATGTCCTGAAGGGGGTCGATCTCGATATCGACATGGGCCAGGTGATTTCGATTATCGGGCGCAGCGGATCCGGCAAAAGCACCCTGCTGCGCTGCATCAACGGTCTGGAAGGGTATCAGGACGGCAGCATCAAGCTTGGCGGCATGACCATTACCGACCGGGATTCCCAGGCGCGTGAAATCAGCCGCTCGGTCGGGATGGTGTTCCAGAACTTTAACCTGTTCCCGCACATGACGGCGCTGGAAAACGTGATGCTCGCCCCGCGTCGGGTGCTGAAGAAAAGCGCCGCCGAATGCCGGGCGCTGGCGCAGCAGATGCTGGAGAAAGTCGGCCTCGGCGATCGTCTGGATTACTACCCGTCGAGTCTCTCCGGCGGCCAGCAGCAGCGCGTGGCGATTGCCCGTGCGCTGGCGATGTCGCCAAAAGTCTTACTTTGTGACGAGATCACCTCCGCGCTCGACCCGGAACTGGTGGGCGAAGTGCTTAAGGTGCTGGAGCAGCTGGCAGCAGAAGGGATGACCCTTATTCTCGTGACCCATGAAATGAATTTTGCCCGCGAAGTGGGCGACCGCGTGGTGTTTATGCACCAGGGGAAAGTCTGGGAGCAGGGCGACAGCAAAACGCTTTTCGCCAACCCGCAGACCACCGAACTGAAGCAGTTCATCTCCTCCGTGCGCGGCCTCAACTGA
- a CDS encoding extracellular solute-binding protein: MKKNLLAALILSTLSVQVHATTQLNVWEDIKKSSGIKEAVADFEKQYDVKVNVQETPYAQQLEKLRLDGPAGIGPDVLVIPNDQLGGAVVQGLLTPLNLEAKQTEQYTPASINAFKMDNALYGVPKAVETLVLIYNKDLIDKPLNSLQDWYDFSKQQRAKNQYGLLAKFDQIYYSWGAISPMGGYIFGHNDKGGYNASDVGLNKPGAVEAVTYLKKFYADGIFPAGIVGDNGLNAIDSLFTEKKAAAVINGPWAFQPYEAAGINYGVAPLPTLPDGKPMSSFLGVKGYVVSTWSKDKALAQKFIEFINQPQYVKTRYIATREIPPLTAMIDDPIIKNDEKASAVAVQSARATAMPGIPEMGEVWGPANAALELSLTGKQDPKAALDSAEKQVQMQIEAMQASNQ; this comes from the coding sequence ATGAAAAAGAACCTACTTGCCGCTCTGATCCTCTCTACGCTCTCGGTGCAGGTACATGCCACCACGCAGCTTAACGTCTGGGAAGACATCAAGAAGTCATCCGGTATAAAAGAGGCGGTGGCTGACTTTGAAAAACAGTACGACGTTAAGGTCAACGTCCAGGAAACCCCTTACGCCCAACAGCTGGAAAAACTGCGTCTGGATGGCCCGGCGGGCATTGGCCCGGACGTGCTGGTGATCCCTAACGATCAGCTGGGCGGCGCCGTAGTGCAAGGGTTGCTGACCCCCCTGAATCTGGAGGCTAAGCAGACCGAACAGTACACCCCGGCCTCAATTAATGCCTTCAAAATGGATAATGCCCTCTACGGCGTACCGAAAGCGGTCGAGACGCTGGTGCTGATCTACAACAAAGACCTCATCGACAAGCCCCTCAATTCGCTGCAGGACTGGTATGACTTTTCGAAACAGCAGCGCGCGAAAAACCAGTACGGCCTGCTCGCCAAGTTCGACCAGATTTACTACAGCTGGGGGGCAATTTCCCCGATGGGCGGCTACATCTTCGGTCATAACGACAAGGGCGGCTATAACGCCAGCGACGTTGGCCTGAACAAGCCGGGCGCGGTAGAGGCCGTGACGTACCTTAAAAAATTCTACGCCGACGGGATCTTCCCGGCCGGGATAGTCGGTGACAACGGTCTGAACGCCATTGACTCCCTGTTCACCGAGAAGAAAGCGGCAGCCGTGATCAATGGGCCGTGGGCATTCCAGCCGTATGAAGCAGCAGGGATCAACTACGGCGTTGCGCCGCTGCCAACGCTGCCCGACGGCAAGCCTATGAGTTCTTTCCTTGGTGTGAAAGGCTACGTTGTCTCCACGTGGAGCAAAGACAAAGCCCTGGCGCAGAAATTTATCGAATTCATCAACCAGCCGCAGTATGTGAAAACGCGCTACATCGCCACGCGTGAAATCCCGCCGCTTACCGCGATGATCGACGATCCGATTATCAAAAACGACGAAAAAGCGAGTGCCGTCGCGGTACAGTCGGCGCGCGCAACTGCCATGCCGGGCATCCCTGAAATGGGTGAAGTCTGGGGGCCAGCCAACGCCGCGCTGGAGTTGAGCCTGACCGGCAAACAGGATCCTAAAGCCGCGCTGGATAGCGCAGAAAAACAGGTCCAGATGCAAATCGAAGCCATGCAGGCCAGCAACCAGTAA
- the hpxX gene encoding oxalurate catabolism protein HpxX has protein sequence MTTQQPDWHAYLAQMEAVLGIELDDARRAELHQQFSRIAAMAAPLMALPLDDRLEIAGVYKA, from the coding sequence ATGACAACACAACAACCTGACTGGCATGCCTACCTGGCGCAGATGGAGGCCGTGCTGGGCATTGAGCTGGATGACGCCCGCCGCGCGGAGCTTCACCAGCAGTTTAGCCGCATTGCCGCCATGGCCGCCCCGCTGATGGCGCTGCCGCTTGATGACCGTCTGGAGATCGCAGGAGTATACAAAGCATGA
- a CDS encoding transporter substrate-binding domain-containing protein — protein sequence MKKLLIALAGAVCLLTNLSAKADQLQDIEKRGTIRIAVPQDFPPFGSVGTDLQPQGYDIDMARYLAKQMKVKLQLVPVTSANRVPYLQTDKVDLVISSLGKNAEREKVIDFSRAYAPFFLGVFGPKGAELKDAAALSGKTIGVTRGAVEDMVLTSLAPKDADVKRYEDNNTTLSAYLSGQVQYVATGNLVVAAISRQNAEKAPVPSFMLKDSPCFIGLKKNEPALKAKVDALIEQGINDGTLNGFSEQWLKAPLPASLGV from the coding sequence ATGAAAAAATTGTTGATTGCACTGGCCGGGGCCGTCTGTCTGCTCACTAACCTGTCGGCAAAGGCGGACCAGCTTCAGGATATCGAGAAACGCGGCACCATTCGCATTGCCGTGCCGCAGGATTTCCCGCCGTTTGGCTCGGTCGGAACCGATCTGCAGCCGCAGGGCTATGACATCGATATGGCGCGTTATCTGGCCAAACAGATGAAGGTCAAGCTGCAACTGGTCCCGGTGACCAGCGCCAACCGCGTGCCGTATCTGCAAACCGACAAAGTTGACCTTGTCATTTCAAGCCTCGGTAAGAATGCGGAACGTGAAAAGGTGATCGATTTCAGCCGCGCCTATGCGCCGTTCTTCCTCGGGGTGTTTGGCCCGAAAGGCGCAGAGCTGAAAGATGCCGCCGCCCTGAGCGGTAAAACCATCGGCGTGACGCGTGGCGCGGTCGAGGACATGGTGCTGACCAGCCTGGCGCCGAAAGACGCAGACGTAAAACGCTATGAGGACAACAACACCACGCTGTCGGCGTATCTGTCCGGACAGGTACAGTATGTGGCCACCGGCAACCTTGTGGTGGCGGCCATCTCGCGCCAGAACGCGGAGAAAGCCCCGGTGCCGAGCTTTATGCTGAAAGATTCACCGTGCTTTATCGGTCTGAAGAAAAATGAACCGGCGCTGAAGGCGAAAGTGGATGCGCTGATTGAACAGGGTATTAATGACGGCACCCTGAACGGCTTCTCTGAGCAGTGGCTCAAGGCGCCGCTGCCGGCAAGCCTTGGCGTGTAA
- a CDS encoding ABC transporter ATP-binding protein: protein MSNIQLRNVTKRFGDTVTLHNVNLEIEDGEFAVFVGPSGCGKSTMLRMIAGLEEISEGEVLIGNEVMNDVAPSHRGVAMVFQSYALYPHMTVAENMGYGLKVNKVPKEQIRHQVEMVAKTLQLSHLLDRKPKQLSGGQRQRVAIGRAIVRNPRVFMFDEPLSNLDAELRVEMRLHLARLHQELKTTMVYVTHDQIEAMTLADKIVVMNYGKVEQMGAPMDLYYKPANKFVAGFIGSPKMNFLSATVEAWQPGKLTVRLSQQKSLTLAITTTPLQPGSQVTLGIRPEHLTTDLHRGTRLEFNCEVVERLGNNTYLFGQCYGHDNVKILLPGDVKFAPWQKIDVAFDDHHCMVFDDQDVRVSADIEDAVRSVA, encoded by the coding sequence ATGTCAAACATACAGTTAAGGAATGTCACCAAGCGCTTTGGCGACACCGTCACCTTGCACAACGTGAATCTTGAAATTGAAGACGGGGAATTCGCCGTCTTTGTTGGCCCTTCCGGCTGCGGTAAATCGACCATGCTGCGCATGATTGCCGGTCTGGAGGAGATTAGCGAAGGTGAAGTCTTAATCGGTAATGAGGTCATGAATGACGTCGCGCCTTCCCACCGCGGCGTGGCCATGGTGTTTCAGTCCTACGCGCTCTATCCGCACATGACGGTCGCCGAAAACATGGGCTACGGGCTGAAAGTGAATAAGGTCCCAAAAGAACAGATCCGTCACCAGGTGGAGATGGTGGCAAAAACGCTGCAGCTCTCCCATCTGCTGGACCGCAAACCTAAACAGCTTTCGGGCGGGCAGCGCCAGCGCGTGGCAATAGGCCGCGCCATCGTGCGTAACCCGCGCGTCTTTATGTTTGATGAACCGCTCTCTAACCTGGACGCCGAACTGCGCGTCGAGATGCGTCTGCACCTTGCCCGCCTGCATCAGGAGCTGAAAACCACCATGGTGTATGTCACGCACGACCAGATCGAAGCGATGACCCTGGCCGACAAGATCGTGGTCATGAACTATGGCAAGGTTGAGCAGATGGGCGCCCCGATGGATCTCTATTACAAACCGGCAAATAAGTTTGTCGCCGGGTTTATCGGTTCTCCGAAGATGAACTTTCTGTCGGCGACCGTTGAAGCCTGGCAGCCAGGTAAGCTTACCGTCAGGCTATCGCAACAGAAGTCGCTCACGCTCGCGATAACCACCACACCGCTGCAGCCGGGAAGTCAGGTCACGCTGGGCATCCGCCCGGAACATTTAACCACCGACCTTCACCGCGGCACGCGGCTGGAATTTAACTGTGAAGTGGTGGAGCGACTGGGAAACAATACTTACCTGTTTGGGCAATGCTATGGCCATGACAACGTGAAGATCTTGCTGCCGGGCGACGTGAAGTTCGCGCCCTGGCAGAAGATAGACGTGGCGTTTGACGACCATCACTGCATGGTTTTTGACGACCAGGATGTACGGGTGAGCGCTGATATCGAAGATGCGGTGCGTTCGGTGGCTTAA
- the hpxU gene encoding MurR/RpiR family transcriptional regulator HpxU: MEQLDERLKAQYASLSPQEQRVADFIFDHFDDLISYNSAELAQLSGVSKATVSRLFKRLGYEKYKDMRDELRTLRQSGMPLTDNRDAVQGNTLLARHYKQEMANLTQWVNALDARQFADAMACMVKAKRIVIIGMRNAYPAALHLRQQLLQARGQVLVLPQPGQSLSEELVDLTPDDLVVMMAFRRRPRIIRPLLQQLQSSGIPVLLMCEPQAHSLFPLASWQLCAPLDSVSAYDSYASVNSLINLLANAFLHEILDKGRPRIHEIATLYQHLDELEQR; the protein is encoded by the coding sequence ATGGAACAGCTTGATGAACGACTGAAAGCACAATACGCGTCACTGTCGCCGCAGGAGCAGCGGGTGGCGGATTTTATTTTCGATCACTTCGACGACCTGATCAGCTACAACAGCGCCGAGCTGGCACAGCTGAGCGGGGTGTCGAAAGCCACGGTGAGCCGCCTGTTTAAGCGTCTGGGCTATGAGAAGTATAAGGACATGCGCGATGAGCTGCGTACCCTGCGCCAGAGCGGTATGCCGCTGACGGACAACCGCGACGCGGTGCAGGGCAATACGCTGCTGGCGCGTCACTATAAGCAGGAGATGGCTAACCTGACCCAGTGGGTGAATGCCCTGGATGCCCGGCAGTTTGCCGACGCGATGGCGTGCATGGTTAAGGCGAAGCGCATCGTCATTATAGGGATGCGTAATGCCTATCCCGCGGCGCTGCACCTGCGTCAGCAGCTGTTGCAGGCGCGCGGGCAGGTGCTGGTGTTGCCGCAGCCCGGGCAGAGCCTGAGCGAAGAGCTGGTGGATCTCACCCCCGACGATCTGGTGGTGATGATGGCCTTTCGCCGCCGCCCGCGCATCATCCGCCCGCTGCTGCAGCAGCTTCAGAGCAGTGGTATTCCGGTGCTGCTGATGTGCGAGCCGCAGGCGCACAGCCTGTTTCCGCTGGCGAGCTGGCAGCTCTGCGCTCCGCTGGACAGCGTCTCAGCCTATGACAGCTACGCCTCGGTCAACAGTCTGATCAACCTGCTGGCAAACGCCTTCCTGCATGAAATCCTCGATAAAGGCCGTCCGCGCATTCATGAGATCGCCACCCTGTATCAGCACCTGGACGAGCTCGAACAACGATAA
- the hpxK gene encoding allantoate amidohydrolase yields MSPAAERVMARADALAAISETPDSLTRVYLSTQHLQANQLVGQWMSQAGMTVWQDSVGNICGRYEAQLEGAPAILLGSHLDTVRNAGRYDGMLGVLTAIEVVDSLHQQGVRLAQAIEIVGFCDEEGTRFGITLLGSRGLTGTWPENWLDTCDASGISVAQAMVQAGLDPARVALAARHQDDFSACLELHIEQGPCLEQEGLALGVVEAINGARRLNCLFTGEAGHAGTVPMAHRKDALAAAAEWMVQVENTTRQRGGNLVATVGALRCLPGAVNVIPGEVALSLDIRGPQDAPLDALLTALLIQAEEIAARRGLRFNAEEFYRIAATPCDARLQSLLGEAVTSVQGRTLSLPSGAGHDTIALAERWPVGMLFVRCKGGISHHPAESVMAEDVALAIEAFGRAVRALADGGAR; encoded by the coding sequence ATGAGCCCGGCGGCAGAGCGGGTGATGGCCCGTGCCGATGCGCTGGCCGCCATCAGCGAAACCCCGGACAGCCTGACGCGGGTTTATCTTTCCACGCAGCATCTGCAGGCCAACCAGCTGGTCGGGCAGTGGATGAGCCAGGCGGGCATGACCGTCTGGCAGGACAGTGTCGGGAATATTTGCGGGCGCTATGAGGCGCAGCTGGAGGGCGCACCGGCGATACTGCTTGGCTCGCATCTGGATACTGTGCGCAATGCCGGACGCTACGACGGCATGCTCGGCGTGCTCACCGCCATTGAAGTGGTGGACAGCCTGCATCAGCAGGGCGTGCGCCTGGCGCAGGCCATCGAGATTGTTGGCTTCTGCGACGAAGAGGGAACCCGCTTCGGCATCACGCTGTTAGGCAGTCGCGGCCTGACGGGCACCTGGCCGGAGAATTGGCTTGATACCTGTGATGCCAGTGGCATAAGCGTGGCGCAGGCGATGGTGCAGGCGGGGCTGGATCCCGCACGGGTAGCGCTTGCCGCGCGGCATCAGGACGATTTCAGCGCCTGTCTGGAGCTGCATATTGAACAGGGGCCGTGTCTGGAGCAGGAGGGGCTGGCGCTGGGGGTAGTAGAAGCCATTAACGGTGCGCGGCGTCTGAACTGTCTCTTTACCGGCGAAGCCGGGCATGCCGGTACCGTGCCGATGGCTCACCGCAAAGATGCCCTGGCCGCAGCTGCCGAATGGATGGTGCAGGTTGAAAACACCACCCGACAGCGCGGCGGCAATCTGGTTGCCACGGTGGGGGCGTTACGCTGCCTGCCCGGCGCGGTCAATGTGATTCCCGGCGAGGTGGCGCTATCGCTGGATATTCGCGGCCCGCAGGATGCCCCGCTGGACGCACTGCTCACTGCACTGCTCATTCAGGCGGAAGAGATCGCAGCCCGGCGTGGGCTCCGTTTCAACGCCGAGGAGTTTTACCGGATAGCCGCCACGCCCTGCGATGCCAGACTGCAATCGCTGTTAGGGGAGGCCGTGACATCGGTTCAGGGCCGTACGCTATCGCTGCCGAGCGGTGCCGGGCACGACACCATTGCGCTGGCAGAACGCTGGCCGGTGGGGATGTTGTTTGTGCGCTGCAAGGGGGGCATCAGCCACCATCCGGCGGAGTCGGTGATGGCTGAGGATGTTGCCCTGGCGATTGAGGCGTTTGGGCGGGCGGTGAGAGCGCTGGCTGACGGTGGCGCGCGTTAA
- a CDS encoding amino acid ABC transporter permease, which translates to MTTFTDWDIIRNLLLAGRWTILLSLVAFVGGAVVTLPLLLLRLTGGRMFMRLIRGYIELFQGTPLLMQLFLAFFGVALFGIDVSPWTAASLALTFYTSAFLLDIWFGSIRALPKGQWEASRCLGLTFGQTLYRVVAPQALRIAIAPTVGFAVQVIKGTALASIIGFIELTKAGTMLTNVTYQPFKVFALVALGYFILCYPLSRYSRYLETKFNASHHH; encoded by the coding sequence ATGACCACCTTTACCGACTGGGACATTATTCGCAACCTGCTGCTGGCCGGGCGCTGGACGATACTGCTGTCGCTGGTGGCGTTTGTCGGCGGCGCGGTGGTGACCCTGCCGCTGCTGCTGCTGCGTCTCACTGGCGGGCGAATGTTCATGCGCCTGATCCGCGGCTATATCGAACTGTTTCAGGGTACACCGCTGCTGATGCAGCTATTTCTGGCGTTCTTCGGCGTGGCACTGTTCGGCATCGATGTCTCGCCATGGACCGCCGCATCGCTGGCCCTCACGTTCTACACCAGCGCGTTTTTGCTTGATATCTGGTTTGGCAGCATTCGCGCGCTGCCCAAAGGGCAGTGGGAAGCGTCGCGCTGTCTGGGGCTGACCTTTGGCCAGACGCTTTATCGGGTGGTCGCGCCGCAGGCGTTGCGGATTGCGATTGCGCCGACGGTCGGTTTTGCCGTCCAGGTGATTAAGGGCACGGCGCTGGCGTCAATCATCGGCTTTATCGAGCTGACCAAAGCCGGGACGATGCTCACCAATGTCACTTATCAACCGTTTAAGGTCTTTGCGCTGGTGGCGCTGGGCTACTTCATTCTGTGTTATCCGCTGTCGCGTTACAGCCGTTATCTGGAGACTAAATTTAATGCCTCTCATCACCATTAA